The Anaerolineales bacterium region GAAGCGAGCGCGCCCGCCGTATAGCGACCGATCCCCGGTAGTTTCCGCAATTCGTCCACATCATGCGGGAGTTTTCCGCCGTGATCTCTCACGACAATCTGCGCGGCTTTGTGAAAATTACGCGCGCGGCTGTAGTAACCGAGACCCTCCCACGCGTTCAACACCTCGCGCTCGGAGGCTTTCGCCAGCGCGCGCACAGTCGGGAATAATTTCATCCATTTTTTGAAGTAGGGAATGACCGTCTCCACCCGCGTTTGTTGGAGCATAATTTCGGAGACCCACACCGCGTACGCGCTGCGATGCCCGCGCCACGGGAGAGTCCGTTGATGATTGCGATACCAGTTCAAAAGGCGCGAAGCGAGGCGGGGCTTCTTCAAGGCTGGCATGGAGCGAGTACATCTTCGGTTTGGTAGGATTCGTTCAATTCAGGGAAATAGATCAAGCGCGCTTCGAGATAATCTTTCTGCCGACATCCAAGCACGATCACATCCGCGCCGTGAGTCAATTTGATGGGCGAATCTGCTGGGAAAATCACGCTCTCTGCCCTATCATTCAGCACAATGAACCCGAATCGCGAAAAATCGCGAGCCTTATAAATCAGCCACGGAGTAGTGGAAAAAATTCCATCGTTGCGGCGGAAGAAGCGCGGATAAAGCAATCTGCCCTCGATGATCTGAGCGTCAGGCTGAGACAAAAATTCCGCTGCCGCTGAATCATGAGCAATAACTTGCTGCGTCAACTGTTCGGCAGATGAGATGTATCTCGATTGGGCAAATCCCTGCGCAAGCCATGGGAGCGCGCCGATCACGATGAACGCGGCAACGATTATTTTGGAGTTCGGAAGTTGGTTTCCTTTTTCTCGAACGGCAAGCCGTTCGACTCCAAAATTTGCGCCGAAGAGTTGAGAAACCCAAGCCAAAATTTCGATTGCGCCGACGCCGAAATAAAAATAAACGACCCAATCCACCGGCAGGTTGTAGCGCCACGAGGAAAAGCGCGAGATGCCGTTGGCAAGCGCGTACCCCACATTGAACGCCAGCGGAGTCAAGCCGACCCACTTGAATCGACTCCACGCCGCGCCGACGCCGATTCCGATGACGGCGAGATAAAGGATCACCAGCGCAAGGTTGTACCACTCGAGGCGTCCATCCCATTCGATCCAATACAAATTGACTGGCGCGCGCAATCCGTTGAACGGCTCGATGAGCGGCAAAGATAACAATCCGCCGATCTCGGTGTTGAGGAAATGATTGGTAACAAAGCCAGCGACGAAGCCCGGGTTTTCCAGCGTGAACGTGAGGAGGCGGTTGCCCAAACTTTCCGATTCAAAATCGAACTGGCTGATGTCGAGATTCCCTTCAAAGGAATATTGCGAGTAAATGACCGCCATCTGCGAAGGATCGTCAAAGGCGAATTGCCCAACGACCTTGTAGTTGTGAATTAACCACGGCATGATCGTCGCGGACATCACCAAGCCGAAGGCGACGCAGGCGATGAGCCAATCTTTCCATTTCCTTTTATAAACAAACCACGCCAGAATAAAAACGAACGGCAAAATGATTAACGATTGCGTTCTCAGCAATAGCAACAACCCGAACGCGCCGCCCGCAACGACCGCCGATTTCGTATCGCGGCGTTCCAGCCAATGCATTACGACAAGACAAACAAATGCGATTCCCATCGCCGTCGCAAAATCGGTGACGAACATTTTAGCGCTTGCCGTGCGCGTGTTCGAGGAGATCCACAGCGTGGTCAACTCACGGAAGATGGCGAAGAGGGCAACGGTCACGCCAGCGGCGCGGGAGTGGAGTTTCGTTCCCAGCCAGTACAACGCAACGGGGAATAATGCAAAGACAAGTGTCTGCGCGGCGATGACTTTGACGTAATCCTGCCCGAAGAGGAAATGAAGCGCGGCGAGGAAGGTCACATACAATGGACGCGGAGGGATACCACCGAGATAGTCCGTGCCGATGAGCAAGGATTGGGAGAGGTAATCGTAGAAGCCCGCGTCCGAATACGGGAATGGGGTTGTGTATGGCGGCGTGATGGGCGCGTAGAAACTGTTTTTGAGGGAGTCAATCGGAACGGAAAGCCAGAGAGCGGAGGCGGTGAGGTAGATGGAGAAGGGCAATAAGAAATTGAGAATTGGAGAATTGGAGAATTTGAAGTTGAGGAAGGCTGCGCCGAGGAGGATGGCGAGGGCGAATTGCCAGCCGAGGATGGCTACGTCGGGTTCGCCCCAGTAGGCGTCGTCTTTGGTGATGCCGAGTTTGGTGAGGGAGACGAAGAGGAGGATTACAAGCAGAAGGCAGAAAGCAGAGAGAGAGGCGATGAAGACGGGTCTGTTTTGTTTCAGCGAGTCGAGGTGAAATCCGTTTTTGAGGATGAGGAGGTAGAGCGTGAATTGAATCGAGAGGACGAGCAGGTACCACAACAGCGGGCTGAGACGCGTGTAAAGCGGAAGCAGGGCGTCGGGGTTGAGATAACGCAGAAGGAACAGCAACAGGCTGAACGTCAGAGAGAGAAGCGCAGATAAAAGTGTGGGAAGAGGTCGAACGAGGCGATTAAGCTGGGGAGGGCGAAAGCCCATCCATGCAAAAATCAAAATAAAAGAAAAAAGGATCGTGAGCAACCCAAGGCGCGCGAGCGAAACGCTTCCGCCTTCGGAGGGAATCAAAAGGAGCGCGACCATCGCGACCGCGCCCTCGATTGAGCAGAGAAAATAAAACCAACGCGAGTTCATTTAATTGTTCGGGGAATAAAACTGAAATCCTCCGCGCGCGGGCACGACTTTGTATGAAAAATTTTTGACGTACCCGAAGAGGCGGTCTTGCAAGATACCCCAGTCGTTGGAGTTGAGGATCTGCCGCGCTTGCATTGCGTCGGGCGCGAGTAAGCCGACTTGGATCTGCGGATAGGAGCCATAGATCGTCGCCCACGCTTCGGCAGGTTGTAAGCCGAGGCGTTGCACGCCGGGGATGAATTCGCCGATGATGAATTCGAAATATTCCTGGTCGCGTTCACCGGCGATGTCCCATGTCATCAACACTTTGACTGCCATTGGTTTATTTACCTTGCGTTGCCACAGAGTACACAGAGAACATTGAGTTTTTAAATTCTTTTCTCAGAATTTCTGCGATCTCAGTGGCTAAAAAGATAGGGATCATCCGCTGGTTTGATAATCCAACACGACAACGTGGGTTTCATCGGGCAGACCGGAACGCGTCACTTTCAGGGACGGCTGACTCTCCTGCTTCGACAATCCCATCTCTTTGATGAACTTGTTGAGCGAGTCGAGCGAGAGTTTGACGGCGGGCGTCGAATAGTGCATCGGCACGACGATGTTCGGTTCGATCAGGCTGATGACCTCCGCCGCTTTTGCCGCGTTCAAGCCGCCTCCCCCACCGACAGGGACCAGCGCGACGTTGATCGTGCCGAGCGATTCGATCTCGGATTGGGTCGGGGTTTGTTTGAGGTCGCCGAGGTGCGCGACAGTGATGCCGTCGTAGTCGAACACGTAGATCGTGTTGCTTGAAGAGCCTTTACCCTTCTTTTTTGCCCCGCCGCCGTCGGTTGAAACTCCGGTGACAAAGACGCCGCCGATCTCGAACTCGCCCGCGCCGTCAATGACGTGCGAGGCGCCTTTGACCGCGTCCGTGTTGTTGTGACCGGGCGCGTCGTGGCTGACGGTGACAATGTCCGCTTTGAGTTTGAGCGCCGAGTAGCCGATGGATTTGTTGTCGAATGGATCCGTCACCACTGTCGCATAATTGCGCTCGGTGAGACGGAAACAGGAATGTCCGTACCAGGTGATTTCCATGTATGAGTGAGCCTCCGAGGGGGAATTATAACCGACGCGAGAGACTCGACAGCTATCGCGCCAAATCTACCTATAATCCGTTGCGCTGTTTTTGTCGATTGCATGGAGGATAGCTAATACCACGCTGTCAATATCCTTCATCACATCGTTGTTCCAAAAACGAATGACTTTGTAGCCCAGCGATTCCAAATATTTTGTTCGTTCTTCATCGTATTCTTCCTGTTCCAGGTGTTGACTGCCATCGAGTTCAATGACAAGCTTCTTTTCGATGCAGGCAAAGTCGGGGATGTAGTTACCAATGGCGTGTTGCCTGCGGAAATTCACGCCCAAGTTGTCGTTACGGATGACTGACCAGAGTTTGCGCTCGGCGAGGGTGAGTTCTTTGCGGAGTTTGATGGCGCGGGTTCTGGTTTTCGAGTTACTTCTGGGCGGGCGTGGCATTTAGCCCCTCCCTAGCCCTCCCCAATTGCGACGGAGAGCACGTCGAAATTGGGGAGGGGATAATTGCATTTGAAATAGAAATTTGGAAGCATTTGTTGTTTTCATAATAAATTTCAATCCTCCGGTTCTCCCCCAAATTCGACAGCATTATCGTCGCATTTGGGGGAGATGTCCGAAGGACAGAGGGGGCTGATACCATCATTCAAACGTTTCCATCACCCTCTCCACAAACCTCCACCTCTTCGTCTTGGTGTAATCTCCCTCTTCGGGATAAAAATATCTCGCATAATCCGCCCAGTTATCGAGCGTGCCGAAGAGATCGTCTTTCTCACCGTTCGATTTGAGATAGCGAGTGATGCGTTTACGGGCATGATCGCTCAACGCGTTGTCCCTTTCCCAGCCGACATACATCGCCACCGACTCGGCGAAGTCTTCCACGCGGTTGAAGTTCCAGTCTGAGCCGCTGGGCTTGTCGCCGTAGAAGTAGCCGCTCCGGTTACAGCCGGGTTTGCGACCGCGCTTACCGGGCTCGTCGGCGCGGACGAATCCATTCAAGTCCGCGAGGCGAAAGAATTTCCGCATCCACGAAAGAAGCGGAGAGGTGAATCCGCCGGTGAATTTTTCGAGGCGGCGCGAGAGACCCCAGCCGTTGTGCTCGTCCCAGATGTGAGCGAATTCGTGGACGACGGTCCACGGAGTGAATGAGGCGTTGGCAGAAAAAGTGACCTGTCCCCTCCATGCTTCCCCTCCGTGCGAGCCGATGCTCGCTTTTTTGACGGTTACGCTTCCCAGATTACTTTTGAATCGGTCATTTCCATTCATAGCATCCGCAAGCAGTGAAAGCGAATCGCGCAACCGTTCCAATTCAGCAAGCGACCATGTTCCAGCCTTCCACGTTGTGTCACCGACAGACACGTCATCGCCCCAATCCGCGAGGACGGTCACATCGAAGTCCGTTTTGAGGCGGGCGACTCTTTCGGCGGCGATCGCAGACTCTGAACGATCCATGAGAGAAGTATAACGGCATTTATAATTTCGGTTCTCTCAAAATCTCTGTGGCAAAGAAAAGATTTCGCCCAGCCTTTTCGCCAGTCCATCCGGCGGCGGGCGAAAGTATCCTGTATCGTTTTGAATTACAATTCATTCGTGATCAAGAAACTTGGTTCGATCCTTTGGCTGGCGGCATTTTGCGCGGGTTGCAGTTTTTCGGTGGATGTGATCGAAGCGGAGACGCCGACCGCGTTCATCGTCACCGCGACGCTGCCGCCCTCGCCGACATTGAAACCCAGCGAGACTCCGCTTCCGCCTCCTCCTACAGGGACGGTTGCCCCGGCTGTGGGAACGACATCCACACAGGTGAATGTGCGCGCTGAACCGTCCACCGCTGGCGCGGTGATCGGGGTCATACCGGCAAACTTAAATGTGGAAATTGTCGGCAAGGATACTGGCGGAAACTGGTGGCAGATCAATTACCCAGCCGGTCAAACGGCGGATGGGAAAGGCTGGGTGACCGCCGAATTCATCACAACACAAGAAGAGCCGAACGTGCCAGTCATCGGAGAGGGAGTGACTGCCGTCATTCAGCAGCAACTCAATGTGCGGAGCGGACCCGGCACAAATTTCAATTCGCTCAGTACATTGAACGCGAAGGATGTGGTCACGCTTACGGGCAAAGATGCAAACGGCGCATGGCTTCAAATCAACTTTGCAACAGGACCCGACGGCAAAGGTTGGATCAATGCCGCGTTCTTGCAGGCGGCGGGAGTTGAAAATCTTCCTATCGTTTCATCAAGCAACGAAGTGGTTGGGACGGAAACGCCAACGGGCGCGCCCACGCCGTCCACGCCAGCGGCATTGCCCGCGCCAAACGACGGCGATTCGCCGTCCGCCCCAGCAGTGAGCGTGACGCTTTCACCGAACGGCGTGAAATCGTTCCAATACTCCAGCGATGTCTCCTCCCCCGTTGGAGACGCGGAGGATTGGATCCAGTTCACCCCGTCGGGTGGAACCGTGCTGATCGAATTGGAATGCGAAGGGAGCGGGTCATACGTCGCAGAAGTTTTGTTGAATAGCGCGCTCATCCAAAATTTAGTGTGCGGGAAGATCATCCTTGTGCCAACCCTGCCGAATGCCGCGCACACGATCCGTTTTCAATCCGCGCCGACGGGCGATCTGCAATATACGAAATACACGCTACGAGCGGAGGTCTTTCCTTGATCCCAATTGACGCTTCTGTTTCGGTCCGCGCCGATATCATCCAATCGAAACGCCGATACGGTTTCTTCTTCGGGGCATCGCTTGGTTTGTTGTTTACCATCGCAACTTGGGGGCTAGACAGTTATTTGTTGTATCAGGCTCACGGGTTACTGCCGTGGTTGAAACTTGGCGCTGGAGCCATCTTGTGCGGTATTGCTGGCGGAATCGCCGGGGGATTGGCGGCGCGATTAGATAACATCGCTTACGCCGTGCTGTTGTGGATGGCAACGGCGGTGATTTTTGCGTGGCTGGTCGTTAACCTGCCAACTCGGATCACGCCGCGCCTGATTGAATTTAACGAACCTGAAATTCAAGGTTTGCTGAACTACACGTACTATCAGGCGTTCAGTTGGCGAGTGGCTGTGGCGTTCGCATGGATCGTGATCTTTGTCGGAATTATGGGCGCGTTACAACTTCCCCTCAGCGAATCGGCAATATTTTCCGCCTCCGTTGGAGGCAAAATAGTCCCTGTGATCGTGCTTGTGCTTGTCATGGGCATTTGTGGAAGCCTTGTAGATAATCTGGTTAATGAACCTCTGCGTTCTGCAACCTTCGCCATCAATGAGATTTTGCAGTTCTCCATCGCGCATGAGGGTCAGGAGGTGGATCCAGCCGAGGCGCGGGCAATGCATCTCGGATCCTTGCGAGGCGTTCAGGAACTGATAACGCAGGAGTATCGGCTAATTGTCAGCGGGTATGATGAGTTTTTCGGCAAGGTTCAAGTCCTTGCCCAATTTGAAAACGCATGGGCAGAGTGTACGGTCATTTACAGCCAGCCGACCAATTGCGAGCAGGTCGGCAGCGCCAGAATTCGATGATATGAAGTTGCGATTGTGACCGATTGTGTAGATGTTTTTTTTATGGTAGAGTTAATTCAAATTTTCACAACCGCGAGGGACATTCTGCATGAGCGCTGAAAAGATTCCAGATATTATCATCGGGCGACTGCCTGTCTATTTGCGTGCGCTGCAGAGGCTGTCGGATGCGGGCAAGCCGACTACATCTTCGCAAGAGTTAGGAGAATTGGTGGGGATTTCGGCAGCGCAGATCCGCAAGGATATTTCACAGTTCGGCGAATTCGGCAAGCAAGGGACGGGGTACTCGATTCCTTTCCTGATGGAGAAGTTGCGCGACATCTTGAAGATGGACCGCGTGTGGGAGGTGGCGATCGTCGGCATGGGCGACATCGGTCACGCGCTGGCGCATTACAACGGGTTCGCCAACCGCGGTTTCCATGTGAGCATGGTGTTCGATAACGACCCGAAGAAGATCGGTCGCAAGGTAGGCGATTTTGAGGTGCTGGATACGGCGACGTTGAGCGAAAAGATCAAGGGACACAAGATCAAGATCGCCATGTTGTGCGTGCCTGCCGCTTCGGCGCAAGAAGCGGCGGACGAGTTGGTGAGGGCAGGCATTAAGGCGATTTTGAATTACGCGCCCGCCAGCATCAATGTGCCGGATGATGTGCGCGTGCAGTACATTGACCCGGTCACGCATTTGCAGAGGATGACGTATTATTTGTAGGAGGAAATTAGACTCGCGCCGCCTAACATCCCAATTGAGACAAGTGTTTAGACAGAACGAGCCACCTATAATAGCATTTAGAACAATATTGTTGATTTACCAAAGGTTGAGTTAGCAAAGGCTGACGGGCAACAAATTAACATGCAAAGAGCCAAACCAAAAAATATAGACGCACCCGCCGATAAGCCGCGGTATCAAGCGGATTTGAAAAAGCGGATGCGGAATAAAGGATGTTCCATATGATACGAAATAGTACCCCTCGCAAAGACAGGCTCGAAAAACTTATCTTGAACATAGGAAGCATACCTGCCGTTATTGTCGGTGGAGTACTGAGTATTGGCGGCTTGCTTCTTTTATTAGGGTCAATAGGAAGCAGGTCAGAAGGCGCATGGGTTGACCCAGCGGGATTCGGACAAGCGCTTGGGGCTATTGCGCTAATTCCAGGGATTATTATGCTAGGTTTATTGTATCTGTGCCGCTTAGGTCCGCGCAGCACATCCTTGACCATCCTTGGCGCTTGCGTCTATCTTCTTATTGGACTAGCTGGAATTTTCTATTTGATGACGGGGATAAACGAGTTCAATATTGGTTTAGTAATACCAGCCGCGATTTTGTCCCCTGTTGCCATAATAACAGGCTTATCTTCGTTGCTTGGATGGTGGTTTAGAGGGCTATTTAACCTGAAATCTGTGGAAGGAAATGGAAACGCTCTAGCAGATTAAGGCGTTTAGACCTATAAAAAGGTAACATCCTATTATCTGGGAATCTTGCGTCACGCGAACTGCCCGCCGATAAACAGCAAGTCAGGGCGCTTTGAAAAAGTGAATTCAGAAAGACCCTTCGCCTTAGAAGCAGGCATCGGGTCTTTTTCTTTGAACGGCGATTATGGGGCAACTGCCAGAAAATCGAAATTTCAAACCGCGATGGTCAATACTTCCTCAACCCTATCACTAACCGCGTCAACCCGAGCGCAGCTAACAGGATCAATCCCACTGCCACTTCAAACGCCAACCGCTTGACATGGATTACCAAACTCAAAAGGGATATTCCAATTCCCAACGCGGCGACCACGCCCACGCGCGCTAGATGACGACGCTCCATCCCCGGGATGTCGTCTGTCCGTGTGACAAAGCGGAGGCGGCGGGCAAAATCGGACAAGTCCCAGCCGAGCAAGCCGCCGAGCGCGCCGAGGAGCATCCAGATCGTTGTGAAATTATTCCATACGCCATACGCCGCGCCGAGAATCACGGCAATGAATGCAATCGAAGATGCCCAATAAATCTTCCGCGCGTGCGCGACGATCCACACAACAGCAAGCAGGATGAACCAGCGAGCGGAGTCAGTCATCCCTGCTCGCGAATACCCATACGCGAGCGAGGCGCTTCCAAAAATTACACTGAAGATGAACGCGATTAAGGTCATGGCTGGATAAAGATGATCGAAAAAGATTCTACCATCCCGACTATAATCTCAGACGATGAACGATTCTTCCGATTGCAACGCGCCACTCCACCCCAAAGCCGCCGAGGGACTTCGCCTGTTCAATGAGGGAAAATATTTCGAGGCGCATGAAGCCCTTGAGGAAGCTTGGCTGGAGGAGAAGGGCAAAGTCCGCGACCTGTATCGCGGCATCCTACAAGTGGGCGTCGCGTACTTGCACATCACGCGCGGAAATTTCAACGGCGCGGTCAAGGTCTACAAGCGGAGTCAACGCTGGCTGGAGGGTTGGTCCGCTGTCTGCCGGGGAATTTACGTGGAGGAGTTGCGCCGCGACGCGGAAGCGGCGATCAACGAAGCGCGGAGGTTGGGAGAAAAGCGAATTGGAGAATTTGATCTGAGGGCGCTGAAACCGGTCAGGTGGGAGGAAAGGTCGAGGAAACTGAAGCAGACATACGTCTGCGATCGATGCGGAAGCGAAATGGTCGAGAAGAACTGCAAGGTCACTTGTCCTAATTGCGGGAATCGGTTCGATTGTTCGGATCTGAATATATACTTTGATTGACAGACGCCAGCCATGCCGCGTTATTTCAGAATCCTGAATGTCAAAACGCTTTTTTCAAACGTTTCAAGTTCGGCGTAGAACTCGTTGATCTGAGCGAGGAATGTTACATACCAAACCACTCCCCCATCTTGGAAAACGTACGTCAACTCATTGAAGTCGTTGGAGGAGAACCGGGTCTCGACTAAAACCCTTATGGCGGGCGCAGTGTTGAGGGTGACATTCCTTCGTTCGACCACTCGCAGCGAGGGCGCGGATACAATCTTTTGATCTATGAAGGTGTCGAGCGATTCGGTCGTCAGGGGTTCGTATTGCACAACAACCCATTTAGGGTATAGCGAGGTGGTCTTCGATGCAGGCTGATTCAAGATCAAGTCGGAGACGCCTAGCAAGGTTGTGCCCTCGGGAAGAGACTTCAATTGTTTATACGTTGTCGGCATCCACATTTCGATGAGCGATGTGTTAAATTGTTTCCATCCACTTGGAATTAATTGCTCGTAAGGAATCGCCGTCGGCGCAAGCGTGGGAGTCATCGTCGGCGGTGAGGCTAACGTCACTGTCGGAGGGATGACAGTTGGAATCACCGGTTGCGGATTCGCCAACGTTAGATTGCCGCCCACGATCAAGTAACTGCCAACACACAAGATCAAACATAGCGCGCCAGCAAGCCCTCCAAGAATGCCCAATTGCGGAATCGTCATGCCGAGGTATTTACGATTTGAATCCATGGATCCTCCACGCGGAAGCGAGGGTAAATTTCAACCATCTTACCCTGCTCGACTACAGATTGACCGTTTTAAGTTCATAACCAATGGAACGAGGGCGAGTCGCACGGAAGTTTATGGAATTGACATCGGAGTCAACGTCGGCGTGACTGCTGGGATGGGCGTGGGAATCAACGGCGCCCAGCCGCTGTAATAAAAATAATCGTTGAGGAACGCGGCGCGCTCCTCTTCGGTCATCCAACGCGGGCGGGAATAATCTTCGAGCATGGCAGTCAACAATTCAACACCGATGAGTTTGCCGTCGTAGATGACGTAGCGGTCCAAAAACTCGCGGCGGATTCCCTTTGGCATCCAATCCTGGTCGCCCATCTGGTCGAAAAATAAATTTCCAAGCCCGTAATGGATGAACGCGCCGTCGTAGAATTCCATCATCTGCGCGTAATGCGCCTGAGAACCGCTGACGATGGACGCGCCCGAATCAGCCATGAGGCGAAAATCTTTTACTTGTTGAGGGTTCGGGTGCGAATCGTAACTTTCGTTCCATTGAAAGGTTGAAATCACAACGTAGCCTTGCGATTTCAGCTCGGCGATCTTTTGCGCGAGATAATCAAAGTCGCATGGCGCGGCGCCGGGACGAAAATCACGCGCAGTCGGAAAACGATCCACGTCGGGTTTGTTACAACCGATGAAGGCGATCTTGTTGCCGTTCACTTCAAAGAGCGCGGGCTTGAGTGAATCTTGCAAGTCCGCGCCGCCGCCGAAATACGGCAAATGATGTTCGTTATAAATTTGAATCGTTTCCAACATGCCTTGCGCGCCGCGGTCGGCGAAGTGATTGCCGGTCAACTCGATCACGTCCGCGCCGACGTCGGTGAACAGGTCCATGTATTTCGGATCACTGCAAAACACAAGCGCGGCTTGGTCGGCTTTGGGAAATGTGCATCCCGTAAAAAATGGAATCTCATTGCTGATGTGCGCGATGTCGGCTTCGCGCAGCGCGTCGCGAATTTTTTCGCCCGGGTACGTCACGCCTTTGTATTCCATCGTCAGCGCGGTGGCGCGCACGAGGGCGGTGACGCCGGTGAGGATGACGGTGGTGAGGTGGGAAGGGTCGTAATTGGAAGAAAGAGAATTGGAGGATTGGAGAATTTGTGGTGATTGAAGTGTGAAGTTGATTACCAGTGGATACGTTGTGATGTCGAAATTTTTTCGGATGGGAGATTGACCGTCAATGGCGAGGACTTTCCATTTCGGTTGGATGTCTTCAAACGGGACGATCGCCCAGGCGGATTCTGCCCACGCCGTCGCGAGCAGATCGCCCGTCGAAACGATTCGTATCGCACTTGCGGCTGGCGCGTCCCATAGGAGAGTCAACGCGTCTCGTGTGGATTCGTCAACGAGGAGGGGAGTCCCATTGAGTAAAATGCCTTGTGTCCAAGCGGTTTGGAGTTGATCGAGCGTCACGCCGTCTGTCACGGTGGGGAATGGCGCGACGAGCGCGTAGAGCCATGTAATTTTTGTTTCGTTTAAATTTGGATTCGATTCGACGAGTGGCGAGGCGTCGAGGATGAATTTTTGGGGGGTTAGTTTTTGCGCTTGCTCGCGCAATGACGCGGGGACCGAAGCGCCGATGCGCGGTTCAAATGGCGCGGAGGCAACGGGCTCGGGAGATGGAGGAGGTGTTGGGGTCGGAGTAGAGACTGGAGACTGGAGACTGGGTGTGGCTTGTGGCGCGCAGGAGGCGAGCAAGGTGAAAAGTATTAACAATGGCTGATAGATTTTTTTCATAGCGGCGTGATTATACTCTTCTCCCTCACCCCTAGCCCCTCTCCCGCTGGGAGAGGGGAATCATGCCTTGATCGTAATTTTCTCAAGTGAAAAATCTTTCAGCGCGGATGCGTCCATCGTCACGCCCAAGCCGGGGGCGATTGGGACGGTGATCGTGCTGTCGTCGTTCAATGTGAATCGCTCGTTCGTGATGTCGCGATGATAGTAACGATCGGAGGCGGAGATGTCGCCGGGGAGGATGAAGCCGGGGAGCGACGCCAAAGCCAAATTGGAGGCGCGACCGATGCCCGTTTCGAGCATCCCGCCGCACCAGACGGGGACGTTTTGCGCGCGGCAATGATCGTGAATCGCAAGCGCCTGACTCAATCCGCCGACGCGCGCGGGCTTGATGTTGATGATGCCGCACGCTTTCATTTCCAGCGCGTAGCGCGCATGGCGCGGCGAGACGACGCTTTCATCCAAACAGATCGGCGTTTTGAATTCCGCTTGCAGAAGGCGATGATCCCAAATGTCGTCTTCGAACAACGGCTGTTCGATCAGCAACAAATTCAGGTCGTCAATTTTCTTCAACACCCGCGCGGACTCGAGCGTGTACGCGGAGTTGGCGTCCACTTGCAAACGCAAATTGGGATAGGCGCTGCGAACCGCAAGGGTTTCGTCTACTTCGCGCCCGGGCTTGATCTTGATCTTGACGCGGCGATAGCCTTGACCTAAATACGACTCGACGGTTCTCACCAACGTTTCGGCTGACTCTTGAATCCCGATCGAGACTCCCACTTCGACTCGGTCGCGCGTCCCGCCGAACATCTCTTTCAGCGACTTGCCGTCGCGCTTGCCGAGCAGATCCCACAACGCCATCTCGACGCCCGCTTTGGCGAGGTGATGTCCGCGTATCCGTTCGACGCGGGTTTGGAAGTCTGCCGCGTCTTTCACGTCTTGCCCGAGGATTAACGGCGCGATGAAGTCTTTGAGGATGTGCCACGCTGTGCCGGTCGTCTCGTAGTTGTAACCCGGCTCGCGCGAAGCGACGCACTCGCCGTAGCCAGTGAGTCCTTCGGCGTTTAATTCAATGAGGATGCA contains the following coding sequences:
- a CDS encoding MBL fold metallo-hydrolase is translated as MEITWYGHSCFRLTERNYATVVTDPFDNKSIGYSALKLKADIVTVSHDAPGHNNTDAVKGASHVIDGAGEFEIGGVFVTGVSTDGGGAKKKGKGSSSNTIYVFDYDGITVAHLGDLKQTPTQSEIESLGTINVALVPVGGGGGLNAAKAAEVISLIEPNIVVPMHYSTPAVKLSLDSLNKFIKEMGLSKQESQPSLKVTRSGLPDETHVVVLDYQTSG
- a CDS encoding endonuclease domain-containing protein — encoded protein: MPRPPRSNSKTRTRAIKLRKELTLAERKLWSVIRNDNLGVNFRRQHAIGNYIPDFACIEKKLVIELDGSQHLEQEEYDEERTKYLESLGYKVIRFWNNDVMKDIDSVVLAILHAIDKNSATDYR
- a CDS encoding SH3 domain-containing protein, with translation MIKKLGSILWLAAFCAGCSFSVDVIEAETPTAFIVTATLPPSPTLKPSETPLPPPPTGTVAPAVGTTSTQVNVRAEPSTAGAVIGVIPANLNVEIVGKDTGGNWWQINYPAGQTADGKGWVTAEFITTQEEPNVPVIGEGVTAVIQQQLNVRSGPGTNFNSLSTLNAKDVVTLTGKDANGAWLQINFATGPDGKGWINAAFLQAAGVENLPIVSSSNEVVGTETPTGAPTPSTPAALPAPNDGDSPSAPAVSVTLSPNGVKSFQYSSDVSSPVGDAEDWIQFTPSGGTVLIELECEGSGSYVAEVLLNSALIQNLVCGKIILVPTLPNAAHTIRFQSAPTGDLQYTKYTLRAEVFP
- a CDS encoding redox-sensing transcriptional repressor Rex, whose amino-acid sequence is MSAEKIPDIIIGRLPVYLRALQRLSDAGKPTTSSQELGELVGISAAQIRKDISQFGEFGKQGTGYSIPFLMEKLRDILKMDRVWEVAIVGMGDIGHALAHYNGFANRGFHVSMVFDNDPKKIGRKVGDFEVLDTATLSEKIKGHKIKIAMLCVPAASAQEAADELVRAGIKAILNYAPASINVPDDVRVQYIDPVTHLQRMTYYL
- a CDS encoding DUF309 domain-containing protein, which gives rise to MNDSSDCNAPLHPKAAEGLRLFNEGKYFEAHEALEEAWLEEKGKVRDLYRGILQVGVAYLHITRGNFNGAVKVYKRSQRWLEGWSAVCRGIYVEELRRDAEAAINEARRLGEKRIGEFDLRALKPVRWEERSRKLKQTYVCDRCGSEMVEKNCKVTCPNCGNRFDCSDLNIYFD
- a CDS encoding CapA family protein, encoding MKKIYQPLLILFTLLASCAPQATPSLQSPVSTPTPTPPPSPEPVASAPFEPRIGASVPASLREQAQKLTPQKFILDASPLVESNPNLNETKITWLYALVAPFPTVTDGVTLDQLQTAWTQGILLNGTPLLVDESTRDALTLLWDAPAASAIRIVSTGDLLATAWAESAWAIVPFEDIQPKWKVLAIDGQSPIRKNFDITTYPLVINFTLQSPQILQSSNSLSSNYDPSHLTTVILTGVTALVRATALTMEYKGVTYPGEKIRDALREADIAHISNEIPFFTGCTFPKADQAALVFCSDPKYMDLFTDVGADVIELTGNHFADRGAQGMLETIQIYNEHHLPYFGGGADLQDSLKPALFEVNGNKIAFIGCNKPDVDRFPTARDFRPGAAPCDFDYLAQKIAELKSQGYVVISTFQWNESYDSHPNPQQVKDFRLMADSGASIVSGSQAHYAQMMEFYDGAFIHYGLGNLFFDQMGDQDWMPKGIRREFLDRYVIYDGKLIGVELLTAMLEDYSRPRWMTEEERAAFLNDYFYYSGWAPLIPTPIPAVTPTLTPMSIP
- the menC gene encoding o-succinylbenzoate synthase; translation: MNLTSLTLHHLSMPLVAPFETSFGRETVRECILIELNAEGLTGYGECVASREPGYNYETTGTAWHILKDFIAPLILGQDVKDAADFQTRVERIRGHHLAKAGVEMALWDLLGKRDGKSLKEMFGGTRDRVEVGVSIGIQESAETLVRTVESYLGQGYRRVKIKIKPGREVDETLAVRSAYPNLRLQVDANSAYTLESARVLKKIDDLNLLLIEQPLFEDDIWDHRLLQAEFKTPICLDESVVSPRHARYALEMKACGIINIKPARVGGLSQALAIHDHCRAQNVPVWCGGMLETGIGRASNLALASLPGFILPGDISASDRYYHRDITNERFTLNDDSTITVPIAPGLGVTMDASALKDFSLEKITIKA